Within the Candidatus Tanganyikabacteria bacterium genome, the region CGAACCGGGAATGTGCCCGCTGAAGGCCTCGTCCACCGCCCGGGCCAGGGCCGGGTGGCGAATCGGCCGCCCGTTGATGAAGAGCCACTGCTTGGCCCGATCGCCGCGAATCAGTTCCGGCGGCGCGACCAGCCCGTCGACCATGCCGCCGCCCGACTCGGAGCGGGCCGCGAGCAGCCTGGGGCCGATCTCGGGCCCGAGCACCAGGGCGGCCGCCTCGGCCATGTCCCGGGCGCCGGCGGTGTCGAGCGCCACGCGGCTGCCGGCCTTGCACCAGAACGCGACGCGCGGGTTGGCCAGCGCCAGGGCGGTGAGCGCCTCCACGACGTGGCCGACTTCGGTGCCGGGGGCCTTCATGAACTTGAGGCGCGCGGGCGTGTTGAAGAAGAGGTCGGCGATCGCCACCGTCGTGCCTTCAGGACAGCCGAACGGCCCAATTTCGGGCGCCCCTCCGCCCGCGACGCGCACGCGGGTGCCGGCCTCGGCGCCGCGGTGGCGGGTCGTCAGTTCGACGCGAGCCACGGCGCCGATGGACGCAAGCGCCTCGCCGCGGAACCCCATGGTGGTCAGGCGGAACAGGTCCTCGGCGTCGCTGATCTTGCTCGTGGCGAACCGCTCGAACGCGAGGGCGGCATCCTCGGCGGTCATGCCTTCCCCGTCGTCGCTGACGCGCAAGGCGCGCCCGCCGTCGGCGACTTCCACCTCGATGCGCCTCGCTCCGGCGTCCAGGGAGTTCTCGACGAGCTCCTTCGCGGCGGACGACGGGCGCTCGATCACCTCGCCGGCGGCGATCTGGTTGGCGAGGTGGGGAGAAAGGCGATGGATCTTCGCCACGGTCCATTATAGCCTGCGCGGGAATGGCGGGCGCAGGGCTGGGTAGAATACCTTAGCACGGAACCCCGGGCTTGGCCCGGGAGTGACTCCCACACATCATGAGGTCCGCACCGCGCATGCATGACGACGATCGAGGCGAGCTCTGGCTCCCCGGCGATCTCGACTTGAGCGATCCGTCCCTGCTGCAGCTTGCCATCCTCAACGTCGCGAAACTCTCCGAGGAGGAAGTGGCGCGGGTCGTCGGCCACCTCGTCGACGCCGGCCAGTACTACCCGGCCGCTCGCTGCCTCGAGGTGGTCGCCCAGGAGCGGCTGGGGCTGGAAGTGCCGGCCGACGCGGCCCTAAACCCGGCCATTCCGGGCTTCGGCGCGTTTCATGCCACCATCTACTTCCTGCTGCGCGCGGGCGCGCTTTACAACCAGGCGAAGCGTCCCAAGACGGCCGCCACCATCTTCCGCCGGGCGCTCATCTTCGTGGAGGAGTCCTTGCGCGGCGTCGAACGCTTGCGCACCAGCCACCCGCAGGACATGTGGAGCGTCGGCGTGACGTTCGAGATGGCGGGCCACGTGTGCGTGGCCCTGGCGGACGTCGACGGCCTGGATTACTACGGCGCGGCGATGGAGTACTGGGATCACGCCGTCCGGTTGCGCCCCGAGGAGATCCCGCAGCTGACGTACCATCCGGTGACCAAGACCGTGATCGGCTGCCTGGAGCAGGCCACACTGGCCCGCAACATCGACGAGAATTACCGGGACATCCTGTTTACCCCGGACTACCAGACGCGCATCGACACGGCCAGGAGCCTGTTGCGCTGAAGCCGATGGACGTGGCCAGTTGAGCAGCACACTCGCAGACAACCTCTACGAACTCCTCGGCGTGGCCGAAAGCGCCGACGAGGACGAGATCAAGAAGGCCTACAAGCGGCTCGCCCGCGAGTTGCACCCCGACAGGTTCGTCAGCGACGAAGAGGCGCAGAAGGAAGCCCAGGAGCGTTTCAGCAAGGTCTCCCACGCGTTCAACGTCCTCAAGGACCCGACGCAACGGTCGGAGTACGATTTCGAGCGCAAGCTGGCCCTCAAGAAGGGCCTCGACGACAACATCGAGGTCGTCGACAAGCCGGTCGAGGAGACCGGGTACAAGCGCGAGGTCGCCGACCGCAAGTACAAGATGGCCCTGCAGTTGCAGGCCGAGGGCGACCTGCGCAAGGCGGTGGAACTGGTCAAGGAGGCGGTGGAGACCTGCCCCAACGTCGCCAACTACCACGCCCTGCTGGCCGCGCTCTACGACCGCCGCGGCTGGCATAGCTACGCCAAAGCCGAGATCGAGGCGGCCCTCCGGCTGGATCCCAACGACCAGCTCAGCCAGAAGCTGCACAAGAAGCTGCTGGGCGAGATCAAGCAGCGGGAGCAGGAGGAGGCCGAGGCCGAGGCCGCCAAGGAGGCCAAGGGCAAGAAGAAGAAGGGCAAGAAGGGCAAGGTCGAGAAGAAGCCGCCCCCCGCGCTCAAGGGCACGCAGGCCTTCAAGAAGAAGAAGGCCGGCTTCCTCGAGGGCCTCCTGAGAATCTTCCGCCGGGGCGAGGATTAGCCCGCCGTGGCGGACAAGTTCCAGTACCGCCTCGGCAAGGTCCTTACGCTCCGCGAGAAGAAGGAAGACAAGCTGAAGCGCGACAAGGCCGCGGCCGAACGCGAGCGCGACCGGGAACGCGACGCCCTCGACGAGTTGCAGGCCCGCCTGGTGGCGGCCAAGCGGGCGATCGGCAGTTCGCTGTCGGCCGGCCAGACGGCCAACGTCCAGATGGGCAACGACTACGCCTCCTCGCTGGAAAAGAAGATCGAGGAGCAGGAGAAGAAGCTGAAAGCCGCGCAGCAGAAGGTGGACGATCTCGAGAAGGCGCTGACTCTGGCCACGCGCGACGTGAAGATCCTCGAGAAGCACCGCGAGAAGTCGCGGGACCGCTGGAAGGCCGAACTGGATCGCAAGGAGGCGATCACCCTCAACGAGATGGCGACGCAGGGCTACTTGAAGCGCGTCAACCGGCAAAACGAGGAGGACCAGGAGGAGGAGGCCCGCCTCGCGGCACTGGCCGCCGAGGAGGCCATGGCGCAATCGGCCTGGATCAGCGGCCTGATGCAATCTTCCGAGGCGGAGGCGCGGCGGCGGCCCAAACCGGAGAAAAAGCAGGTTTAAAGCTCGCCCCCCGCCGGGTATTCGTAATACAGAAATGGACATCAGCCTGCCGATCTCGGCGCCGAACGCATCGCGGCGCGAGCTGACGGTGTACGACTCGCCTCCCGAGCGGACGCCCGAGGAGGAGGCCAGGGAGCGCGCCAAGGAAGTCGAAACGCATCCGTTCCTGCACTACCTGGCGCAGTTCGTCGAGGGCCTCCGGCCGGCCGCCGCGCAGGGAGCGGAGCCGGCACCAGCAGTCCAGGCGGTGGATCTGCTGCCCCGCTTCGGGCTGGAGATCTGGAACCGGCAACTGACCGCGCTGCTCGCGGACGCGCCGGCGCCCCTGGTAGCGGCCGAGGCCCCGGCCCCCGAGACCGTGCCGATCGTGGTGGCGCCCCCGCCGCAGGCCGCCGCGCCGCCGCAGCAGGCGATCGAGCCCGAGGCCGCGCCGCCGGTCGCCCCGGTCGAGATGCCGCGCATCATCGTCGGCCAGATCGATCGCCTGCGCCAGAACGGCGTTCCCGCCACGACCCTGACCGTCCGGCTCGACCCGCCGCACCTGGGCAAGGTAGATCTCGCCTTCACCTACTCGCAGCAGAGAGTCAGCGTCAACGTCGTGGCGGCCACGCAGCAGGCCAAGGACCAGCTGGAGCTGCAGCTCGCGCAGATCCGCGGCATCCTGCACGCCCACCAGCTTCCCACCGGCGAGCTCAAGGTCATGCTGGCCGGCGATGCCGGCGCGGCGGGCGGACATGGGCAGCAAGCGGAGCAGGATGGCTCGCAGCAGCCGCAGCGTTACCGCCGGCGGCGGCGCAGCGCGTCGTTCGAGGAGGAGCTGGCGCGGGTCTGGTAGCGGAGCATGACTTCGCCCGACGACATTCCGGCGGAAGCCGGAATCCAGCCAGACCCTCGCTAGACCCCCGGCTAGACCCGGCTTTCGCCGGCGATCAATTCCCTACCAGAGCTTCCACCAGGGCTTCGCGGGCTCCTGGCGGACGGCGGTGATGAGCTCCGCGCGCTCCAGGCGTTCGCTGGTGGCGGCCAGGCGGCCGGCAAGTTCGTCGTTGCGCCGGGCGAGATCGGCGACGCGCTCGCGCAGGTTCTGCAGGTCGCGCTCCAGGTTGTCGCGCTCCCGCATGGCTTCGTCGAGTGCCCCGGCCAGCATCGCCTCGCGGGAGGCGGCGGCGTCCCGGGCCGCCTTGAGCGTTTCTTCGAGCCACAGGCGCTGCGCGGCCTCCGGCGAGAGGCGCACGGGAGCCCCGGTCAGCACGTCGGCCGACGGGCGATCCAGCACCGCGGTGATGGTGTCGAAGCTGCGACCCTGCTCCTGGAGCTCCTTGACCATCGCGAGCAACTGCAGGCTCTGATCGTCGAAGCGTCTCCGGCCGGCCGGGTCCCGGGGAATCTGCAGCGACGGGATGCGCTCGTCCCACTTGCGGATCTTGTCGGGGGTCACGCCGATGGCGTCGGCAGCCGCGGAGATGTTCAAGGTTCGCGTTCCTCTCTGTGCTCAGTGGCTCCTAGCCTAGCCAGGCGGCAAGCGGGCATCTGTGACATGAATAACGGGGTAGGAGGAAGAAATGGCTCGACGCGACCTGATAGATTGCGCCCGGGGCAACCGGCCAGCCGACCTGCTGATCCGGGGCGGCAGGATCGTGAACGTGCTCACCGGCGAACTTCACGCCGCCGACGTGGCCATCCTGGGGGAGCGCATCGCGGGCGTGGGCCCCGGCTACGAGGCCCTGGAAACGCTGGATGCGGGCGGCGCCCTGCTGCTGCCGGGCTTCCTGGACGGCCACGTGCACATCGAGTCCAGCATGTGCGTCCCCAGCCAGTTCGCGCGCGTCGTGGTCCCCGCCGGCACGACCACCGTGATCGTTGACGCGCACGAGATCGCCAACGTGCGGGGCCTGGCCGGCCTGGCCTTCATGCTCGCCGACTCCGAGCACATCCCGCTCGACGTCTACATGATGGCCCCGTCGTGCGTGCCGGCGTCGCCTTACGAGACGTCCGGCGCCATCCTCGGCAGCCAGGATCTGGCCAAGTTCCTCGCGGAAGGCCGGGTACTGGGCATGGGCGAGATGATGAACTTCCCGGGGGTGGTGGGCGCAGACGCCGAGGTCATGGCCAAGCTGGCGCTCGGCACCGCCATCGTGGACGGGCACGCGCCGGCCTTGACCGGCAAGGATCTCTGCGCGTACGTCGCGGCCGGCGTCATGAGCGATCACGAGTGCCGGACGGCCGACGAAGCGGTCGAGAAGCTGCGCCTCGGGATGCACGTGATGATCCGGGAGGGCTCGCTCGCCCGGAACCTGGTGGATCTCCTGCCGGCGATCAACGCCACCAACCAGGAGCGCTGCATGCTGGTCACCGACGACCGGCACGCCGACGACCTGGTGGCGCACGGCCACATCAATTACGCCGTGAAGCTCGCGATCTCGCACGGCCTCGATCCCGTCGTCGCCGTGAAGCTGGCGAGCCTCAACTGCGCCCGCTACTTCCGCCTGGATGGCGTCGGGGCGATCGCCCCCGGCTGGCAGGCGGACATTCTCCTGGTCGACGGCTGGGATGCGTTCAACGTGGGCCTGGTGGTCAAGCGCGGGCGCGTGGTGGCCCGCGACGGCGTCGCGCTCTTCGATCCGCCGAGGGCTTCCACCGCGGGGGTGCTCGACACGGTTCGCGTCGCCGCACTGGCCCCTGGCGCCTTCGACGTGAGATCGCCCGGGTCCGCGGCCCGGGTGAGGGTCATCGGCATCGTGCCGGGCCAGTGCTGGTCGCACTCCCTGGAGCGCGACCTGCGGATCGTGGACGGCGTGGTCATGCCGGACCTCGCCCAGGACGTGGCCAAGATCGCCGTGATCGAGCGCCACCAGGCGACCGGTAACGTGGGCCTGGGCTTCGTCCACGGCTTCGGCATCGCCAGGGGCGCCATCGCGAGCACGGTGGCCCACGACGCCCACAACCTGATGGTGATGGGCACGAACGCGATGGACATGCACGTCGCCGCCCAGGCCCTCGTGGAGAGCCAGGGCGGCGTCTGCGCGGTCCGCGACGGCC harbors:
- the fliJ gene encoding flagellar export protein FliJ, whose translation is MADKFQYRLGKVLTLREKKEDKLKRDKAAAERERDRERDALDELQARLVAAKRAIGSSLSAGQTANVQMGNDYASSLEKKIEEQEKKLKAAQQKVDDLEKALTLATRDVKILEKHREKSRDRWKAELDRKEAITLNEMATQGYLKRVNRQNEEDQEEEARLAALAAEEAMAQSAWISGLMQSSEAEARRRPKPEKKQV
- the ade gene encoding adenine deaminase is translated as MARRDLIDCARGNRPADLLIRGGRIVNVLTGELHAADVAILGERIAGVGPGYEALETLDAGGALLLPGFLDGHVHIESSMCVPSQFARVVVPAGTTTVIVDAHEIANVRGLAGLAFMLADSEHIPLDVYMMAPSCVPASPYETSGAILGSQDLAKFLAEGRVLGMGEMMNFPGVVGADAEVMAKLALGTAIVDGHAPALTGKDLCAYVAAGVMSDHECRTADEAVEKLRLGMHVMIREGSLARNLVDLLPAINATNQERCMLVTDDRHADDLVAHGHINYAVKLAISHGLDPVVAVKLASLNCARYFRLDGVGAIAPGWQADILLVDGWDAFNVGLVVKRGRVVARDGVALFDPPRASTAGVLDTVRVAALAPGAFDVRSPGSAARVRVIGIVPGQCWSHSLERDLRIVDGVVMPDLAQDVAKIAVIERHQATGNVGLGFVHGFGIARGAIASTVAHDAHNLMVMGTNAMDMHVAAQALVESQGGVCAVRDGQVLELLALPIGGIMSDQPMANVAAKLHALQEVACEQLGIRAPHPFMTLAFLALSVIPELKITDRGYVDVSRFDLVPVLAPSPAYPSGQQ
- a CDS encoding DnaJ domain-containing protein, producing MSSTLADNLYELLGVAESADEDEIKKAYKRLARELHPDRFVSDEEAQKEAQERFSKVSHAFNVLKDPTQRSEYDFERKLALKKGLDDNIEVVDKPVEETGYKREVADRKYKMALQLQAEGDLRKAVELVKEAVETCPNVANYHALLAALYDRRGWHSYAKAEIEAALRLDPNDQLSQKLHKKLLGEIKQREQEEAEAEAAKEAKGKKKKGKKGKVEKKPPPALKGTQAFKKKKAGFLEGLLRIFRRGED
- a CDS encoding flagellar hook-length control protein FliK, which translates into the protein MDISLPISAPNASRRELTVYDSPPERTPEEEARERAKEVETHPFLHYLAQFVEGLRPAAAQGAEPAPAVQAVDLLPRFGLEIWNRQLTALLADAPAPLVAAEAPAPETVPIVVAPPPQAAAPPQQAIEPEAAPPVAPVEMPRIIVGQIDRLRQNGVPATTLTVRLDPPHLGKVDLAFTYSQQRVSVNVVAATQQAKDQLELQLAQIRGILHAHQLPTGELKVMLAGDAGAAGGHGQQAEQDGSQQPQRYRRRRRSASFEEELARVW
- a CDS encoding MerR family transcriptional regulator, with translation MNISAAADAIGVTPDKIRKWDERIPSLQIPRDPAGRRRFDDQSLQLLAMVKELQEQGRSFDTITAVLDRPSADVLTGAPVRLSPEAAQRLWLEETLKAARDAAASREAMLAGALDEAMRERDNLERDLQNLRERVADLARRNDELAGRLAATSERLERAELITAVRQEPAKPWWKLW